One Deferribacterota bacterium genomic window carries:
- a CDS encoding HAD family phosphatase has product MPRYKGVIFDFNGVLIFDSLWQEKSWQKVLSRLSGKSIDLKKVRVLVHGKTVSEVLEEFLNRPLDKKELDLLTKEKELYYQQLCLSEKENFKLVDGANHILNWLKIVDIPVTIATSASRLNMEFYFKHLKLSQWFNWDLIVYDDGNLRSKPSPEPYIVASKKLNLKPSDCIVIEDSEAGIKSAKKAGIGYIIAMAGERKPTRYIKKNANIIIKDLSELPIKFKK; this is encoded by the coding sequence ATGCCACGATATAAGGGCGTAATATTTGATTTTAATGGGGTGTTAATCTTTGATAGTTTATGGCAGGAAAAATCTTGGCAAAAAGTTCTCTCTAGATTATCAGGTAAAAGTATTGATTTAAAAAAAGTTAGAGTATTAGTACATGGTAAAACTGTAAGTGAGGTATTGGAGGAATTTTTAAATAGGCCTCTAGATAAAAAAGAGCTAGATTTATTGACCAAGGAGAAAGAGCTATACTATCAACAGCTGTGTCTATCTGAGAAAGAAAATTTTAAGTTAGTTGACGGAGCTAATCATATCCTTAATTGGTTAAAAATAGTAGATATACCAGTAACTATTGCAACCTCAGCTAGCAGATTAAATATGGAATTTTATTTTAAACACCTTAAACTTTCGCAGTGGTTTAATTGGGATTTAATTGTCTATGATGACGGCAATTTAAGGAGTAAACCATCTCCTGAGCCTTATATAGTAGCTTCAAAAAAACTCAATTTGAAACCATCAGATTGTATAGTTATAGAAGATTCTGAGGCTGGTATTAAATCAGCTAAAAAAGCAGGTATTGGCTATATAATTGCTATGGCTGGTGAAAGGAAGCCAACAAGGTATATTAAGAAAAACGCCAAT